The Frankiaceae bacterium nucleotide sequence ACCGGCCGCTGCTCGGCTAGGCGCTGGCGTCGTACGCGCGCCGCAGCAGTGCCACGACCTCGTCGTCCACGTCGTCGGGGACGGTGAGCGCGACGCGGACGTTGATGGTGTCGTTGCCGAGTCCCTTGGCGCCCAGCAGATTTCCGCCTGAGTCGGCACCGTCGCGCCGCAGCCCGAGGTCGACGCGCGTGCGGGTCGTGGCCTTGACGATGGCGAACGTACGGCGCGGCGTCAGCAGCGAGACGTACGTCTTCCGCGCCTGCACCGCGACCTCGCCGACGGAGTGCGCGGCGAGGACGACGCGGTCGTAGACGGGCCGCAGAGCAGGGCGGTCGGCGTACTGCGCGTCGACCAGCTCGTCGGCGCTCGCGGTGAAGAAGTCCGGGTACCCGAAGCGCTCGAACACGAGCAGCATCTGCGCGTAGCCGGTGACGCCGTGGTCGGTCAGCCACGCCCGCACGGCCGGCTCGTCGGCCGGGTTCGCGGCGGCGATCCGGGCGTTCCACTCGGCGACGCCGCCCTCGCCGCGGCGTTCGAGCAGGGCGGCCATCCAGTCGCGCATGTCGCGCCAGTCGCGCGTCTCAACCACGCGCGCCCGCCATGCCGAGCAGCACCGCGAGGCCGAGCGCGCTGCGCGGGTCGTACGCCGAGCGCCACAGCCCGCCGTGCGCCGCGGCGTACGCCTCGTCCTGCCACGGGTGCTCGTGCGGCGGCAGGCCCGCGCGCAGGTCGTGGACGAGCAAGGCAGCCATCAGCGTGTTGCTCGTCGCGGGCTCGAACACCTCGATGCCGAACGGCCGCGACCCCGCGTACGCCGCCGCCAGCACGCGGTTCTTCACGACCGAACGCGTGCGGGTCGCGGGCGCCACGTTGAACGACACCGTCGCCCCCTCAGCCCTGGCCACCGTGGCGCGCCAGCGGTGGACGCGCTTGGCGAGCGCGTAGTTGGGACCCTGCTGCGGGACCAGGCTGTCGTTGACGCCGGGGTCGTCGCCGGGCGCGTAGTTGCGGCGCAGCAGCCGTCCCGCGCTGACCGCCTTGAGCGGCCTGCGCAGCGCGCGCACCTTGCTGCGCTGCCCGTACGCCCTCGCCGAGAACTCCACCGCGTCGCCCGGCACGGCGTACACGTCGGTCGGCGTTCCGAGGAACGCGAGCGCCGTCTCGGGACGGTGCCCCTGGACGTACGTCGTCAGGGCGTCGACGGCGAGCGCGAGGCGGACGTTGGTGGCGCCGTCGGCGTAGACGTAGTTGCCGAGGACGAGCCTGCCGTCGAGGCCGAGCAGCCACTGTGCGAGGCCCGGCAGCTCGGTGAGCAGGTCGGCGCCGCGCCGGTCGCCGCGCGTGGGCGCGTACAGCCGCCCTGCCTTGTCGCGCGCGTCGGCGCCGAGGCGTTCCCAGATCGCGGGCTGCGGCAGGTCGACGGCGACGACGTTGCCGCCCCACCGCAGCAGCGAACGCAGCGGACCCATCTCCGCGCCCGCGCCGAGGACGACGACGCGCTGGTCGGACAGGTCGAGCCAGTCGGGGTTCTTGAGGACGGTGCGTACGGCCTCCGCGCAGGTCGGCTCGACGACGCCGTCCTCGACCCACGCGTCGAGGCGGCGGTGCAGGGCGTCGCCGGCGAGGCGTTCGCCGCGGTACGGCACCGTGAGCTCTGTCTCCGGCGCTCCACCGCCGCCGACGGTGACGGTGGTGAACGGCTGCTCGGCCTCGCTGCCGAACGCGCCGGTGAGCGCGGTCTCCTCGCCCGTCGCGGTGACGTAGCGCATGCGGTCGCGCGCCGAGTCGATGCCGTTGCGCGCGACGGTCAGCGCCGCGTCGCGGCTCGGCAGGCCCGCCTCGACGAGGCGGCGGAAGTGCGTGAGGTAGCCGCGCCGCCAGTTGGTGTCGCGCTGCGCGGCGGACGAGCCGACGGGGTCGACCTCACGTAGTGCGTCGGTGACGACCGAGCGGCCGTACGCCGACGTGCTCCGCCCCTCGCCGGCCTTCGGGAACACCACACCGCGCTGCGTCTCGTCCATGCGCCGATCCTCGCGCAAGTCAGGCCCGCGGCGCTCCCCACGTGCGCGGGTCGCGGACGCGGCGTACGAGCGATGTCAGGTCGTCCGGTGACAGTGTCGGCGGGCGGCTCTGGAGCCAGCGACGGATCCGGTCCGCGCTGACGACGGCGACCTCGCGCGGCTGCTCCTTCACGGTGAGGTCATCCGCGATGACCACGATCACACCGTGTACCGGGACGCCGAGCAGCCGGCCGACGCGCTCGGCCTCCCGGCGCGCCTTCGGGACGTACGGCTGCTTCTGCCCGTTGTGCAGGAACGTCCCGCCGCCCACCCAGACCCTGCCGGTGAGGTTCTTCGTGTTGAGCGAGAACACGCCGCCGGGTCCGACGGCGAGGTGGTCCACGTTGGCGCCGTTGTCGCCGATGGGGAGGTCGTGGACGACCGTCCACGGCTCCGGCAGCCGCGCCAGCCTGCGTGCGACGGTCTCCTCGCCGTCGGCGCCGACACGCCACGCGCGCTCGTCGGTGTGCACGCGGAGGACGCGCGCCAGCGCGGTTCTGACCGGCGCCGCGTCGCGTACGGCCTGCGCCTGCGCTCTCGCGCTCGCGCCGGGCCGGTACGTCGCGGTGTCGCCGGGCAGCGTGATCGCCCACTCCAGTGCCGGGACGGTGGGCGGCGGTGGGTCGAGCCAGCCCGCCGCGACGAGCGCCGCGCGGACGTCGTCGGCGAGCGCGCCGTCGACCGCGAGCGTGCCGGTCGTACGGTCGAGGTAGCCGAGCCGCTCGCCGGCCCGCTGGACGTAGACACGGTCGTGGCCGTAGCGCCGCCACGCGGCGAACTCGTACTCCCCCATGCCTTGGGTGATCGGCAGCCCGGCGCGGTGACTTCACCGCTAGCTTGCGCGGCCGGTCAGCTGCGAAGCTGCCGGGGTGCCCACGGCGTACCGGCGGTTCGTCCGCTCCGACGCCGAGCCCGCGTACGCCGCCGAGGTCGCCCGCGTCGACGACCTCGCGCGCCGCCTCGTCGAGCATCTCGACCACTCCAGCGCCGCCGTCGACCGCGCGCACCAGTACCGCACGCAGAGCAGCGTCATCCAGCGCCTCGTCAGCGCACTGCTCAAGGACGTGCTCGGCTTCGGCGAGGAGGTCGTCATCGAGCCGTCGTCAGGGCTCGTGACGCGCGCGCGTCCCGACTTCTACTTCGCGCTGGCCACGGGCCGCGGCGTCCTCGCCGAGGTCGAGCGCGGCGGCACGACGACCAACAACCACGACCTCAAGGACATGTGGAAGGCGCACATCAGCCCGAACGCTCAGCACCTGTTCCTCGTCGTGCCCAACGCCAACTGGAACGAGGCGCGGCAG carries:
- a CDS encoding DUF5655 domain-containing protein, which codes for MVETRDWRDMRDWMAALLERRGEGGVAEWNARIAAANPADEPAVRAWLTDHGVTGYAQMLLVFERFGYPDFFTASADELVDAQYADRPALRPVYDRVVLAAHSVGEVAVQARKTYVSLLTPRRTFAIVKATTRTRVDLGLRRDGADSGGNLLGAKGLGNDTINVRVALTVPDDVDDEVVALLRRAYDASA
- a CDS encoding nuclease-related domain-containing protein, coding for MGEYEFAAWRRYGHDRVYVQRAGERLGYLDRTTGTLAVDGALADDVRAALVAAGWLDPPPPTVPALEWAITLPGDTATYRPGASARAQAQAVRDAAPVRTALARVLRVHTDERAWRVGADGEETVARRLARLPEPWTVVHDLPIGDNGANVDHLAVGPGGVFSLNTKNLTGRVWVGGGTFLHNGQKQPYVPKARREAERVGRLLGVPVHGVIVVIADDLTVKEQPREVAVVSADRIRRWLQSRPPTLSPDDLTSLVRRVRDPRTWGAPRA